The Bicyclus anynana chromosome 13, ilBicAnyn1.1, whole genome shotgun sequence region CGGTGGAAGCGAAGTCACAGAATTTCGGATGACACAATTAATTTTCCATTGAGTCGTCACAATGGAagccaataaataaaattatcgttTTATTTCGTTGTCATGCGGTGAAAATATTTGTGTCCCTGCCATCACTCAGTACCTATTATCaagaccttttttttattctttacaagttagcccttgactgcaatctcacctgatagcaagtgactgatgcaatctaagttggaagcgggctaacttgttaacaggaggatgaaaatccacacccctttcagtttctacacgacatcgtaccggaatgctaaatcgcttggcggtacgtctttgtcggtaggctggtaactagccacggccgaagtctcccaccagccagacctggaccaattaagaaaacctcaatcggcccagccggggatcgaactcaggacctccgtcttgtaaatccaccgcgcttaccactgcgccacggaggccgtcaaaaattaaacCTACCTAAAAGttggtttaaaaaatgttatattttatttagcctagttatttttttttatataacccATAACCATCCCACTTCTGGCCATGGCCCAAACTCCCAAACTCGTCTATAATTTTGGATTCGTCTTTTGGTACCATAGGGCGCTCATATCTACACACACCTACACGAGGTCATCTAGCTATCTACACAAtggtcttcttcttcttctcttatTATATTTTGGGCACGAAGCATAAAcagtataaattttatataacatgCATAAAccatttgaattatttttgacgtgacaacgtcttataattcgatggagccggctgcacactcgaaaaaagatgacgtcatgggtggttccctcgctctagggttgccaactttttttacaagaaataaagtatattctggtctatgaagattattatacagtattttagaaaaaaaaaattctttttgaaaaatgcaaccattccatcagtattttcttatgacggtGTCACGGTCAActgtcgtcagtaaaccgactttacagacaaccgatttttttttaaatttttgtttgctCTTTATCTTTTGGTATTTGCTTTTTGTTCGTCTTCAATGCGGGCTACAGTTTAAACTGCGCAGTATTACTCGTACCTAACTGTGCAGTTATATCTGAgcaaaatttcaatcaaaatgaTTACTATTATTGTACAGTTCTCAGTTTTACCTAAACAGGGGcgtttaactgaacagttcgactgtagggttaaaactgcaggtctgtagcctGCCTTAGGAACAataaaatacacatacataGTATCAAAGCAAATGGACGTTGCGCAAAATTTGTCACTTTAGGGTGACCTGTAAACGAATTTTACTCCTCATAATTTTTCCATACCGTGCGCCTTATATGAAAATTGTTACATTATATATCTACTGACCCAAAACtatttacctattaaaaaaaaaaattgttctcaATTCCTCTGATTTTTTTATCTACAATATATCAGACGTGAGTATCGAGATCTTGATAATACGATAatcgtattataattattattattatccaagactataaatatgaaaatgacGTAACCTTATATATTGTTTTCTACATACACACATCTAGTACATAATTATACTACATCTATTTCAATACGATACGTACTTgatatgaatttaatttaacatgGGATAGCCCAAGCAAAGTAGCCAGCAGGAAAAACTTCTGTTAAAACGCGTTTAAATGGACGATGACATTGTTGAAGAGTACATTGTTTAGGATTTAAGCCAACAGTCATCACGatttagtttactttatttgaGAAAAAATGAATTTCTCCGccatttttgttattgtaatgaccgtattttcattactttttggGTACAGTGATGCTGCTCCGAGAGTTAAcgtaaaaactattaaaaaaggAGGCAAAATTATTGTAAGTTGTCTTTAATGGgtttaaaatataagtttttctTGAATGAGTTAATTTAATCTTTCTAATTTACCTATTTGTAcctatttgtatatattttgctCTAGTggtgaatatttatattaagatcTGAGTAAGATTACCAACTATTGCTTTATTAatgcacttaccatcaggtgagtgagaaagaataattataaaaagttaCTGCTACAGCCTTGCTAGtgacaattttttaaagaatatgaatatgaatatgaaagCCCAATTCATGGCCTGACCCAAACTCGAACCACCACGACCTCATATTAGGCTTAGCACTTAACAAATGAGGCAGTTAGGGGCGACAAAGGGGTcacctttaataaaatttcaattaaaatatatccAGCAGTTATTACTTAGAAGCACTGTCTATAATGTtaacaatttcattaaaatacggCCAGAAACTTTAGGAATGGAAGCTTTCAGATTTCAGACGAGGCAAATTGGTTTTGTACTGAAACCTACTGAGTTATTGATCCTAAACTTTGTTGGTAGATACTGTTTATTCAGATTAAATAGTAATGTTGAAGTctgtacataaacaaaacattatattatttttgacctCCTCCGtagcgtagtggtatgcgcggtggatttacaagacggaggtccttggttcgatccccgatctAATTAAGAAACCCTCAGTAGTGAGggttacttaattggtccaggtctggctggtggaaggcttcgaccgtggctagttactatcctaccggaaaagacgtaccgccaagcgagtgGCAACAAcacctcctaacaaattagcccgctttcatcttaggttacatcattacttaccatctggtgagattatagtcaagggctaacttgtaaagaataaaaaaattctgaaaTCGCTAGtattccagtacgatgtcgtgtggaaaccatAAGGGGcgtgaatttcatcctactcctaacaagttagcctgcttccatcttagattgtatcatcacttaccatcagataagattgcagtcaagggctaacttgtaaagaataaaaaaaacatctgaaaTCGCTAGTATTAGTAGGGCTTCTTGGGactaataatttgttttatcgTATTTCTGTGTGGaatatttaactaaaactaaattaatggcaaatattcatttatattttcagcAGAAGGGTCTCGAAGTGATAGATGCAGCAGGGACTGTTCACACTATCTACAGTGATATTCGAGATAGACGAAAGGGATAGACTGaaacaaaaaagttatatttttttatttgtatggcAAATGATTTATTGATATGCAACGAAtgagtattaataaaaataatatatgaatatacaattttttcttccacctattttatttaattaagtcaAGAGGTCTGTATTATTGAAGAGCTTTTTAAAGCGAAACAAATTAGCAAGTTTCAATAGCCTCATAAAATATTAAGAGCACATAAATAACTCTATAGCTCATGTTTTACTTATAAATTACGTTTTACGtattaaaagttgaaagttttaatttttacaccACAGACAACTGCCTAGGGGAGAGCGGGCTGAACGTGCCGATTTTGACAAATCCTCATATAATTCGAATAATACAAGTACTATGTCTAAAAGTAGTGGTTCATCCTAAGCCAAATTTAGTCTCGAATACGAATTGACTGTCAGATTttccacatttttaatattttttgaaaaaaaagtgaTTTTTGTATGTTGTTTGGCGGCAACGCACTACCAACCCCACGTTGGGGCAAGTTGTGCCGTAGCCGAGGTCGGTTGTGCCGTTGATATGCTAGGTGTTTTACatgaatgaaaattaatatagaatttaaaagacatacatttttaataatattatgtttatttgttattctttatactATAAATCAACAGTCTTTAAGCTTAATTAAGCTtttaacaaaaagaaacaaaatagaTCAAAGCTAGTTTTTCTCTAGATCAGAATTATCAGAATAGTAATTAGGACATACAAATGCTAGGCTGTCTTCATTTTTAATGCATTGTAAATAGGCCCAATTCTTACATTCTTTGCATTTAATCCATTTTTCTCCAGAGACAGAGTTAGAATAGGCATCACAACATAATATGATACAGTACCATTCTTGTTCGTTATCAGAACTGTCGTCATCTTGCAACACTCTTCTCTTAGCGGGTTCTTAGTCGGTATTTTTCTTCGTTTACCTTTTCCCTTACCTTTACCGTTAACCTTCTTTGCAGTtccattttctttcttcttttttttagcCTGTTCTAAGGCCAAAGCATTCTTCTCTGGAGTGTCCGTAAGAACAGCTGTCTTTCTTTTACGTCCTTTGTTATGTCCATTTAAAGGTGCTTTAAGCAGTGGTCTCATTAGCTCTGGTGAAAAAGTTGCCGTTTTTTATCTCCTGTATTGTATCAGTTGATTGAGGAAGCTGGAAGCCGCAGCAATGGATAGGCTCTTGATAGCACTGATGTGTGTCTCGTTCTTGATTACTGATTTCGCTGATCGCTTTGTCCAGGAACATGCTGCAGTAGGTATTGATGGACTAGTCTCAACATCAACATTGCTGCCCACATAATTTGACTCCAAAGTTTGATCAAGATATTCAGGAGTCCTTTCTCGATTGTTTGTAACGACAAGCAAGTTATCTGTACCTTGTGAGTGTCGATTATCTGGCTTCGGGCGATCAGTGACCAAAGACGGTGCAAAATCTTCGTCTGTAAATATGTTTGAATCATAGGGCCAAATGCCTGTCTTTTTAAATGTGTTGCTTCCGACGGCAGAGCGTATTTTACTATACCTGGTATTTCATAAATGGTCTTCCCGGGATTAGTTCTTAGCCAGTTATTTTGTGCTTTAGAGCAGTATGTTTTAAAAGGGCTATTGACACCAACATCTAGAGGTTGGAGACAATGGGTGCAGTGTGGTgggaatgataataatataacagaATTTATTTTGGCCTTTTAGGcgaaaacctaaaattaaagttacgagggttccaaatgcacCTTGGCCCTAGAATGGCCCAGAACAAACTCAGcctaggtttttttttgtttaataccattttacaaacttatctagaactaagtacataCACTGTCGTATAGTGCAGTTcgacaccaagcttttttataattttataatcaataagACTTTCCTGGAAGGtcgcgtttaataaacactttgaactttttgagaatttttttatatgtatacctaggTACATAAAGAAAGTTCAGTTCAAAACACTTTTATGTAATCTGTGGAAAAACGAACTCATAACCCACAGGGGTTTAACGGTTTATGGTTTTAAGTACTATATtttaagtaaagaaaaaaaaataaaaaaaagtaattaaaaatatttgatggaAGCTTTTACTAAATAAGTACTATTTTATCAAGTTTTattttcgcaaaaaaaaaaaaaataaaagaacgtctaaaaaaatcacaaaatatcgtgaattctcaaaatcggttttataaATGGATTTGCATAAAAACATACAGATTAAGTAGGCAGTGGAAACTAATTAAACTAAACTATTAATAAGTAAACTAGATTTTACATTAACAATTGGAAGTGAAGAAAtgcttataaattactttacataaataattgttaaatctACTTAATGGTTCAGCTTAACTTTGTTATTATAAGTTCCAGATAAGTTCCAGATAAGTTCCAGAGATAGTTGACTTTGGGACCATTTACCTAACTATACCTAATTacctacgtattttttttacaaatagttaaatgGTAAATTTAGAAACAATACTTAGGTGGTTTTATCACATTAACAAGattaatatattacaaaattgaCTCTATATTACAAAATTGCGGCAGTGTCATAGAAAGgccttaaatgtttttttcagtTATTCCTGTCTCGAACTTGGGAATATATGTCATGAGCCGTTCCCGCTGCGCCGATTACACCCAGAccttttttctgaaaaaaaaaaagaaaccatcAATAAACTTGTATACCATAAAGTAAAGCTCAGTATGTCATAGCCCGATCCAGGACTCATAGGTACCAAGCTGAACTATTCTCTAACTGAAGTAACTTTAGTCGATGTAGGTACACAAgaattaccaactagctattgatagcgattcttaagtcacgtgatttcgtattcactattcaCTAATTTATTGCTAAACGATCAAAATTACTGACCAGTTTGTTTGAAATTGTGATCGCTACAAGGGGCTTTGATTTGATGTATTAGGTGGCAAATACAGTAAAATGAACTGAAAACTGCGAATGAAATAGTATCTTATATAGGGGATACCTTCTTGtggacaaaagaaaaaaaaaatcaggtaatttaagtgtttgacctaattttgtaattttttcttcCTTTACAGTTTTTACAAGCTTCTTTAATTCAGTCAAGGCAGACgaagacaaacaaacatttagtaacaattatttttagaagttcaatttttttttagatattcttttttaagtatataataacgttgaaaataaaataaaaacttacaaTAATTTTGCCTCCTTTCTTGATAGCGCCCAAATTAACTTTTGGGGCTGCTTCGCTTTGGTCAACAAACAGAGAAAGCACGGCCATTATGAAAACAAATACAACGGACAGTTTCATTTTGATAGTATATTTCTTAGCGAAATACTAATAAGAAGCGATAGCTCTAAGCTTGCAAAGTTAACAATGATACTCCAGCTTATTGTAATCTCTATTTAAACGGTTTTGCATTTTCCTCGTGACTGCAAGTCAGGCTTTTACGCATTACTACGCACTGTTGGATTCTCCCAAGTAATATATTCATTGGTGGTACATCTTTAATGTAGTAAGTACCTATACAATTGTTTGAGGTGTCACCATAGAAAACATATGTCTGTCACGTAAAACCCGGCACATTAAATCTCACTTGGGGTCATAAAtctatgtttaatgtttttaaaagtattgaaaATACTGTTAGGTTAagttcatcatcgtcatcatcattaacaacccatattcagctcactattgagcacgagtctcctctcagattgagagggcttaggctaatagtccaccacgctgacccgaTGCGGATTTGGagatttcacacacatagagaattaagaaaattctcaggtatgcaagtttcctcacaatgtttttccttcaccgtttgagacacgtgaattaattattaattaaaaatttacttaaaatgcacataactgaaaagttggaagtgcatgttccggactggattcgaaactacgccttccgaatcggcAGAGGTTATATCGACTGGGCCTCACGGCTCTTCGTTAAGTTCGGTTAAGTTAGCCCAAGTTTATAAACTAGCTAGCCGTTTTACAAACCGGTCGGTTAAGTAAAACAGCTAATTTAGTAACCCAAGTGTCGCTCACAAGATTTTGTAGTGATAACCTCTTATGGGAGGGTTAACCGCTTGGTTACGTAatgcttaaaaaaaattcttttatttcaagtaggctcagtttataagcacttttgatacgtcagttgactatttgtaaagattctactaccggttcggaaggtaggttctgctgagaagaaatcggcaagaaactcaacagttgctcttttaaaaaaatcatataataatataattcacaATTGAtgaaaacattacaatttcttacagtattacttcctgtgtgaagtttgaagctgatccaatggcctcaaagcatctttatcattaaggaactcatcaatggtgtagtaacctcgactaagtaaatgtttttttacacattgcttaaagctactGGCAGGTCCATCAGAgttttggggatcttgttatagaagagtacacccaaaactacaaaagatttttttaactctttggatgTGCAGAAATAAGTAACGTATGctcgtgtctagtaagacgtgagtttaaatctccttttcgtttgtacaaatatCATAGCGAAAGCCATAGTGGCTTATAGCGCTTGTGCGATTTAAACAACTTCAATACTAATAGACCCTTGTCCCCAGgccttcgtaattttataaaagctgaaaatttgtcagctcatgtACGGTAGCAAATgggaatgatgactaggtttgaataggTATAtgtagatgaaaattcatacagttttagcttccttacattaaatgttacatttttttatatatgaactataaacataaacgcacaaataacaaagatattagtgattttgtttggacacccatacaaatctaacgatcattatatacctacgacgtcattaaatcgtaccgttttgtatggggcgtttttcagggatccgtcgtgccgcaaatctgatcctttaaatccctgtagctccgaaagtaatgttcgcagataccctgttacttttacaaaattgctttactattagcatactctttatttatatacaattaaaaaactgCCATCATCCCTAAGGAGTCATAGAAACTTTAttcttttaaaatcaaaactaaaaccCATTTTAACATACCATCTTGTTATATCAGATATATCGCCACAGTTATGTAACATACGTATTCCATGGGAGAACCCCAATCGGAATACCTACAAAGCCTTAATACGCACGGCGAGGAAAATACCAAGGCATTTAAATAGACGGAGCAATGGTAGTCCTATCATTGTCTTGCTCGCTGTCCTGCAGTGCTATCGATCTCTAAACACTTAACAAAGTAAATAAAGATGAAACTCTCAGCATTCTTTGTGTTCGTGATGGCCGTGCTTGCTCTATTCGTCGGTCAAAGCACAGCGGATCCGAAGGTTAACTTGGGCGCTATTAAGAAAGGAGGGAAAGTTATTGTaagtatgataataatattattttaaatgaaaatgaaatacatACAAGAAGGgacaggtttcaagggtccagagtCCGGACTgtattttgaagtgataactttttatgggagggtaaaccgcttcgtaacgtttcgcgttacggcgccactctgtctgacttccctttctctcacacaTACGACAGATTTAAATTATCACTTCGGTCGAGCGGCCCGAGGCGCTTTAttttcttactagcggacgcccgcgactttgtccgcgtggaaattaacGTAAACTTTtaatccctatttcaccacattaggggttgtattttaaaaaaatttgaattacattatattttgtatttcttttatgatttatgaacaattttttttaaactgtaactctaaaaataaaggactttccatactaactttcaacccctatttcatcccc contains the following coding sequences:
- the LOC112045647 gene encoding uncharacterized protein LOC112045647, whose translation is MNFSAIFVIVMTVFSLLFGYSDAAPRVNVKTIKKGGKIIRKGLGVAGAAGTAHEIYSHVRNRHH